The following are encoded together in the Phaseolus vulgaris cultivar G19833 chromosome 9, P. vulgaris v2.0, whole genome shotgun sequence genome:
- the LOC137821305 gene encoding uncharacterized protein, giving the protein MSSNKSEEKSQAAADRIKAAALTAAKGLSRAQAERAAAAAARNVNAYGQKEEGPSRWQEKREAKRQMYLMSTEKAVKLGERKDLKPSRSASGGAAQCQKCFQSGHWTYECKNERVYISRPSRTQQLKDPKLRPRVDAPVAYDLDLDGDVPDGDVKEEKEKGKRKKKKKSEKKRRRYDSESDSGSVTSSVTGSDSSSESSSSSDSEEERRRRRRKKKQRERLRRSRRSHSSSSGSESDTDSGSDSDSDDKSSRRKKTRSRRR; this is encoded by the coding sequence ATGTCTTCAAATAAGAGCGAGGAGAAATCTCAGGCCGCGGCGGACAGAATTAAGGCGGCGGCGTTGACTGCGGCAAAGGGGCTGAGCCGTGCGCAGGCGGAGCGGGCAGCGGCGGCGGCTGCGCGGAACGTGAATGCATACGGGCAGAAGGAGGAGGGGCCGAGCCGATGGCAGGAGAAGAGGGAGGCAAAGCGGCAGATGTATCTGATGAGTACCGAGAAGGCCGTGAAATTGGGCGAAAGGAAGGATCTGAAGCCTTCGAGATCCGCTTCCGGCGGCGCTGCGCAGTGCCAAAAGTGCTTCCAGAGCGGACACTGGACTTACGAGTGCAAGAACGAGAGGGTTTATATTTCAAGGCCTTCGCGGACGCAACAGCTTAAAGACCCTAAACTGAGACCGAGGGTCGATGCGCCTGTCGCGTATGATTTGGATTTGGATGGCGATGTTCCTGATGGTGATGTTAAGGAGGAAAAGGAGAAgggaaagaggaagaagaagaagaagagtgaAAAGAAGCGTCGTCGTTATGATTCTGAGAGTGATAGTGGCAGTGTTACATCTTCTGTCACTGGATCGGATTCTTCTTCTGAGAGTAGTTCGAGTTCTGATTCGGAGGAGGAACGGAGgcggaggaggaggaagaagaagcagaGGGAGAGATTAAGACGCAGCAGGAGGAGTCATAGTTCATCTTCAGGGTCGGAGTCCGATACAGATTCTGGTTCCGACTCTGACTCGGATGATAAGAGCAGCCGGAGGAAGAAGACGCGTAGTCGTAGGCGTTAA
- the LOC137820808 gene encoding root phototropism protein 2-like, translating into MATPSPTRLSLAMERTGQWIFSPEIPTDVIVAVGEANFSLHKFILAAKSNSIRKVIMESEESDLTRIDLTNIPGGQEAFEKVVKFCYGVNFEITVHNVAPLHCAAVFLQMTDEYCDGNLAGRTEDFLSQVGVSTLHSAIAVLKSCRQLLPLATEINVVDRCVDVISSKACREMNFPSQSPPNWWTEELAVLDVNSFAKVIAAMKQRGARYLSVAGALITYTERALRELVRDHSGGGRGILSAHSGDSDSESRKSEQREVLQSIVPLFPAEKAAFPINFLCCLLRCAIYLRASTACKRELEKRVTEILEHVTVDDLLVLTFTYDGERLLDLDSVRRIISGFVEKEKSTTVFNAGANFNEHFSPSMQRVAKTIDAYLAEIAAYGELPISKFNGISILIPGGARKSDDDLYRAVDIYLKAHPNLDEIEKEKVCSVMDPLKLSYEARVHASKNKRLPLQIVLHALYYDQLHLRSGAAEDKEAGAAAVEKKQLQADVSLVRENEELRSELMKMKMYITDMQKNGNGTSSSGKETSAPAKRPTFLSSMSKKLSKLNPFKNGSKDTSHIDDAPVDLTKPRRRRFSIS; encoded by the exons ATGGCAACCCCCAGCCCCACCAGATTATCCCTTGCCATGGAGAGAACCGGGCAATG GATTTTCTCCCCAGAAATTCCAACCGATGTTATTGTTGCAGTGGGAGAAGCCAATTTTTCTCTCCACAAG TTTATTCTGGCCGCAAAAAGCAACTCCATCAGAAAGGTCATAATGGAATCAGAGGAGAGTGACTTAACCAGAATAGACCTCACGAACATACCTGGAGGCCAAGAAGCTTTCGAGAAAGTAGTGAAGTTTTGTTACGGCGTCAACTTCGAGATCACCGTTCACAACGTCGCTCCACTGCACTGCGCCGCCGTATTCCTCCAGATGACCGACGAGTATTGCGACGGAAACCTTGCCGGAAGAACGGAGGATTTTCTCTCACAGGTGGGCGTCTCCACTCTCCACAGCGCCATCGCGGTTCTCAAGTCCTGCCGGCAGCTTCTCCCATTGGCCACCGAAATCAACGTCGTTGACCGCTGCGTTGACGTAATCAGCTCCAAGGCTTGCCGCGAGATGAACTTTCCGAGCCAGTCGCCGCCGAACTGGTGGACGGAGGAGCTCGCCGTGCTCGACGTAAATTCATTCGCAAAGGTAATTGCCGCCATGAAACAGCGAGGCGCTAGGTATCTATCCGTCGCCGGAGCGTTGATCACGTACACCGAACGAGCGCTGCGGGAGCTCGTCCGCGACCACAGCGGCGGCGGAAGAGGAATCCTGTCGGCGCATTCCGGTGATTCGGATTCGGAGTCAAGAAAAAGCGAACAACGCGAGGTTCTGCAGTCTATAGTCCCGCTCTTCCCGGCGGAGAAAGCGGCGTTTCCGATCAACTTTCTCTGCTGCCTCCTTCGGTGCGCGATCTATCTCCGCGCGTCGACCGCGTGCAAGCGCGAGCTAGAGAAGCGGGTCACAGAGATCCTGGAGCACGTGACGGTGGACGACCTCCTTGTGCTTACGTTCACCTACGACGGAGAGAGGCTCTTGGATCTGGACAGCGTGAGGAGGATCATATCCGGCTTTGTGGAGAAGGAGAAGAGCACAACGGTGTTCAACGCAGGCGCCAACTTCAACGAACACTTCTCCCCCTCGATGCAGCGCGTGGCCAAAACCATCGACGCATACCTCGCTGAGATCGCCGCTTACGGCGAACTCCCCATCTCTAAGTTCAACGGCATCTCCATCCTCATTCCCGGAGGCGCTAGAAAATCCGACGACGATCTATACCGTGCCGTTGATATCTACCTCAAG GCGCACCCGAACCTGGACGAGATAGAGAAGGAGAAGGTGTGCAGTGTAATGGACCCACTGAAACTATCATACGAGGCGCGTGTGCACGCGTCGAAGAACAAGCGGTTGCCGTTGCAGATCGTCCTTCACGCGCTGTATTACGACCAACTACACTTAAGGAGTGGTGCGGCGGAGGACAAGGAGGCGGGAGCGGCGGCAGTGGAGAAGAAACAGCTTCAAGCTGACGTGTCGCTGGTGAGGGAGAACGAGGAGTTGCGATCGGAGCTGATGAAGATGAAAATGTACATTACCGATATGCAGAAAAATGGTAACGGAACGTCGTCGTCTGGGAAGGAAACTAGTGCGCCTGCGAAAAGGCCAACGTTTTTGTCGTCCATGTCGAAGAAACTGAGCAAGTTGAACCCATTCAAGAATGGGTCTAAGGACACGTCACACATTGACGATGCCCCCGTGGACTTGACCAAGCCCAGAAGGAGAAGGTTCTCCATTTCCTAG